The genomic DNA GGTAAAAAAAGTACTTGAAGAGGAGGGAATACCAGTTGAGCTGAGAGATCTTTCAATCAACCCTAACTTCCAAAAAGAAGTTGAGCAGTTAGGATTTATGGGAGTGCCTGTTACAGTTTTAGAAAATCGCGCTATAAAGGGATTTACAAATGAATTAAAGGAATTAATAGAGCTAGCTAAGGAGTAATCTAGTACATACATGACATTTATCATGTTTTGGATATGACATCTATGTCTACCATGTTTCTTCTAGTTAAAGTATAGTATGATAAAATAACGAAATGGAAGGAAAATGAGATGACAAACCAAAATCAAAAAACTCTTAGAAAAGAAATGGCACCTTTTGAAAAATCGAACACTAGAGACAGTATAGTACAGATGATTAACACACTTGTACCTTTTTTTGCGCTTTGGTTTCTAGCCTATATTAGCCTTGAGATATCTTATATACTAACGTTCATCATAAGTGTGTTTGCAGGAGGTTTTTTAGTAAGGACCTTTATCATTTTTCATGATTGCTGCCACCATTCCTTCTTTAAAAACCGAACAGCGAATAAGATTGTAGGGACAATTACAGGAATATTAACTTTATTCCCTTACAGTCAATGGGCTCACACTCACTCGGTTCACCATGCAACGAGCTCTAACTTAGACAAGCGCGGGACAGGTGACATTTGGGTATTAACAGTTGACGAATATATAGAAGCATCTATTTGGAAACGCATTGCATATAGACTATACCGAAATCCGCTGGTTATGTTTATATTAGGTCCGATTTATGTCTTTCTGATTGAAAACAGATTTAACCGTAGAAATGCAAGATGGAAAGAACGCGTTAATATGTACATTACGAATACTTCTATTTTCGCTATTATTGCCTTAATGTGTTGGGCAATTGGATGGCAATCGTTTTTATTAGTGCAAGGTACAATCTTTTTAATATCTGGAACTGCAGGTGTATGGTTGTTTTATGTACAGCATACCTTTGAGGATTCTTATTTTGAAGAAGATGCACATTGGGAATACGTTAGAGCCGCTGTTGAAGGAAGTTCGTTTTATAAGCTGCCTAAAATACTTCAGTGGATGACTGGTAATATTGGGTATCACCATGTACACCATTTAAGCCCGAGAATCCCTAACTATAAGCTAGAAGAAGCTCATAATCAAAGTGAACCACTTCAAAATGTACCTACGATTACTCTGGCAACAAGTCTACAATCCTTAAGATTTAGATTATGGGACGAGGACAAAAAAGTTTTTGTCGGATATAAGGATATTAAAGAAAAGCTAGCTGTTATTAAGAAAAATCGTGTGATTGTTGAAGAATAAAACGAATTACATGCAATCTTTTCCAAATGTGATATGATTGCATGTAAATACATTTTTAAAGAGGTTTAAATGAAGAAAAAACTTGCGCTATTCCAAAAGAACTGGGGGATTTCCCCCTATATTTGGAGTGTTTTTAGTATATTGCCATTTTATTTTATTTTCCAATCTTCTTCCACAACTGAAATCGCAATTGGAATCCTGTTGACCATTGTCTTTTTTATTAGCTATCGTCTAGCTTTTATCTCGAAAAAGTGGCCGGTCTATCTATGGACGTGTATTCTGATTGCAATATCGTTTACTATGACATTACTTTTTCAGTTTGTATACTTTGCTTTTTATATCGCTTATTATAATGGAAATATAAAAAATCGAATTGCTTTTATGACCTTATATATTATTCATCTTGTCAGTACAACCATTTCCATTAATTATAATTTTGTCATGCAGGATGAGATGTTCCTTAGACAAATTCCGTTTATTATTATCATGTGGATTGCTGTAATCCTTCTTCCATTTACAATACACAATCGAAAAAAACAAGATCTACTTGAAGAGAAACTAGAGGATGCGAACAAAAGAATTGCTGAGTTGGTAAAGCAAGAGGAGCGGCAAAGAATTGCAAGAGATCTACACGATACACTGGGACAAAAGCTTTCTCTTATCGGCTTAAAAAGTGACTTGGCACGTAAATTAATAAGTAAGGACCCAGAACAGGCTCGAAATGAGCTTAAGGATGTCCAACAAACAGCGAGAACCGCGCTAAATGAAGTTAGAAAAATGGTTTCTCAAATGCGTGGCATACGTTTAAAGGAAGAACTTATCCGCGTGAGGCAGTTATTAAAGGCTGCTGAAATTGAACTTGTTTGTGATGATGATGTCAGCCTTGCGAATGTATCGTTGTTTATCGAAAATATCTTAAGTATGTGTATGAAGGAAGCTGTAACCAATGTGGTTAGGCATAGCAAGGCCACAGTTTGTCGTATTTCAATCAATCAAACTTGGGATGAAGTATCTGTCACCATTCAGGATAACGGAATCGGGATTGTAAAAGAGACAGACATTGGAAAAGGTAGTGGACTTCAAGGAATAGAAGAACGCCTTGAGTTTGTAAATGGGATTTTGGAGATTATATCAGACCAGGGAACGACGGTAATTATGAAAATACCAAATGTAGTAAAGCAGCCGGATAGGAGGGACCAGATATGATAAGGATTGTCATAGCTGAAGATCAGCGAATGATGTTAGGAGCATTAGGATCATTACTTAACTTAGAAGATGATATGGAAGTCATCGGAAAGGCAAGTAATGGTCAAGAGGCAATCGATCTCGTTCGTAAACTTCAACCAGATGTATGCATCATGGATATCGAAATGCCTGAAAAATCTGGTCTTGAGGCAGCAGAAGAATTAAAAGGATTTGACTGTAAACTCATTATCTTAACAACATTTGCTCGTACGGGTTATTTTCAACGTGCCTTAAAAGCAGGAGTAAGTGGTTATCTATTAAAGGATAGTCCGAGTGAGGAATTAGCAAGTTCTATTCGCTTTTGTCTTGCTGGAAAGAGAATTTATGCCCCAGAACTGATGGATGACGTCTATAGTGAGGAGAACCCACTTACAGAGCGTGAGAAGGAAGTTCTTGAGTTAGTTGCTGATGGTAAAAATACTCAGGAAATTGCAGAGGAACTTAGAATTAAAACAGGAACGGTTAGAAACTATATATCTGCTATTTTAGAAAAACTGGAAGTTAAAAATCGGATTGAAGCCATTACGCAATCCAAGGAAAAAGGCTGGTTTAAATAGGGTGTGGTCTAAAAAGTTATGTAGTAAAGCATAACTTTTTTTATTTTTCTAAGATAATAGGATATGATAGATTCACAGATTAATCTAGCATACTTGTTTTTAAAGTAAGGAGAAGAGTAACATGAAAATGGTATCATGGAATGTAAACGGGATTAGAGCGTGTGTAGGGAAAGGGTTTTTAGATTACTTTCACTCAGTTGATGCAGATATTTTCTGTTTACAGGAAACAAAACTACAAGAAGGACAAATCAACCTTGATTTAGAAGGTTATCATCAGTATTGGAACTATGCGGAAAAGAAAGGCTATTCTGGTACGGCTATTTTTACAAAAGAAAAACCTATATCATGTTCATATGGTGTTGGTACAAATGATTCCGAATCTGAAGGAAGAATTATCACATTAGAATTTAAAGACTTTTATTTAGTGAATGTCTATACACCAAACTCTCAACGGGACTTAGCAAGGCTTTCAGTAAGATTAGAGTGGGAAGTAAATCTACGAAACTATTTAATTGATTTAAATAATGAAAAGCCCGTTATTTTATGTGGTGATTTAAATGTTGCTCACCAGGAAATTGATTTAAAAAATCCAAAGCCGAATACAGGAAACTCAGGTTTTACAGATGAAGAACGTGGGGAAATGACCAAATTATTAAGTGCTGGATTTATTGATTCTTTTAGACATCTATATCCTGACCAAATAGATTCCTTTACATGGTGGTCCTACATGAATAAGGTAAGAGAGCGTAATATCGGTTGGCGAATTGATTATTTTATTATGTCTGAACGACTAGCTTCTTTGTTAAAAGATTCGCAGATTCATTCTGAAATCTTGGGAAGTGACCATTGTCCTGTTTGTATTGAGGTAGAGTTATAATTTTTTGTAAATGGATCGGTTGATTTGGGAATACTGTTTGTATGAGTTGGTATAGGAGGAAAAGTGAATGGTAAAAGCATTTCTAGAAGAGATGGTAATAGCAAAGGCTGATGTAACGGAGCTTGAAAAAGAGTATGCAGAGAAACAGGGTATTTCCTTAGAGAATGTAAAGGTTGGAACCATCGAACTTGCATCTCGTTTTTCAGATGCCTATATTGTTAGGAGTCATAAAGAGAATGAAGAAATTATTGCTGAAGCTGACGTAGAATTTTTACGTCAACCCTTAAGCTACCTACAAAAACACAAAGATGAATATATCTATATGGAGTCCAAATGGTTTGATGCTTTAGGGGTAGATGCAGCGTCACTTGAACTAGATGATGTGTTTAAGACCTATGGAGTTATGGTAGGGTTAAAGCAGAAGAAAAATGTTGGACCAGTGATCAAATCTTTTCTTGAAACGGAGCTCGAAGGTGATTTACTTAAATATGCAGCAATGTTTAATGGTGATGAAGGAATATGGGATATTAATTTCTCACTAAATTATGTAAAGGGTTTTTCTGATGAGTTAACCATTGGTGAGGCTTACTTAATGATACATCAACTGCTGTTTAAACTAGTTACTACATTAGAGAAATAAGGATAAATGGGTGTAAATCATGTTTATGATTTCACCCTTATTTTTTTGAAACTTTTTCTTTAAATGATGTAACAATTTGGTAATATAACCGTCTCATAAGTGTAAAACAAAAAATTATGAGGTGAATAGAAATGATGAAATGGTTTAAAATGCTACCAATGTTGATGATTATAGTAATGACACTTGCGGCTTGCGGAATGGGGAATGACGACAGTTCTGGAGATGCAGTGGAACAGGCTACACCTGTAAATGGAGCTGGTGAAGAAACAGAAAACAAGCAAGAAGAAACTGAGAAGGAAATGGTGAGAGAAGAAGGAGCATATGTAGGTCAAGTCGATGCAAACTCAATTCAAGTAAATACAGAATCGCAATCGTTAACTCTACAAACTACGGAGGTTACTGGCGTTGATTGGAGTTCTATCGTTAAGAATGCACATGTTATCATCGAGTATTATCAAAATGAGAATGATCAATATATGTTAACTAGCATCAATGTGGTTGAAGAGAAGAAGGAAGAAGAGACTAAAAAGCCCGACAGTAAAGAAAAAGTGATTCGTGTAGAGGCAGCTTATGTAGGGCAAGTGGATGGTAACTCAATCCAAGTGAATACAGAGTTTGAATCGTTAACTCTACAAATTTCAGAGACAGTCAATGTTAACTGGAGTAACCTACCTAAAAACCAACATGTTATCATTGAGTATGTTAAAAATAGCAAAGGTCAACATGTACTACAGCATATAGAAGTAGTAGGTGGGGGAAGCAAAGAAGAAACAAAAGCAGATACAATTCGAGAAGAAGCAGCCTATGTAGGTCAAGTAGATGCGAATTCCATTCAAGTAAACACAGAATTCCAACAACTAACACTCCAAATTGGAGAAATCAAAAATGTTGACTGGAGCAGCTTCGATAAAAATCAACGTGTTATCGTAGAATACTATAAAAACAAAGACGGTCAATACATTCTAACAAATATTGAATAAATATGTCTTTTGGGGCCTGACCCCCGGGTACTTTAAA from Cytobacillus luteolus includes the following:
- a CDS encoding branched-chain amino acid aminotransferase; protein product: MVKAFLEEMVIAKADVTELEKEYAEKQGISLENVKVGTIELASRFSDAYIVRSHKENEEIIAEADVEFLRQPLSYLQKHKDEYIYMESKWFDALGVDAASLELDDVFKTYGVMVGLKQKKNVGPVIKSFLETELEGDLLKYAAMFNGDEGIWDINFSLNYVKGFSDELTIGEAYLMIHQLLFKLVTTLEK
- a CDS encoding response regulator transcription factor yields the protein MIRIVIAEDQRMMLGALGSLLNLEDDMEVIGKASNGQEAIDLVRKLQPDVCIMDIEMPEKSGLEAAEELKGFDCKLIILTTFARTGYFQRALKAGVSGYLLKDSPSEELASSIRFCLAGKRIYAPELMDDVYSEENPLTEREKEVLELVADGKNTQEIAEELRIKTGTVRNYISAILEKLEVKNRIEAITQSKEKGWFK
- a CDS encoding glutaredoxin family protein, yielding MIKKIIVYTTNDCIECTMVKKVLEEEGIPVELRDLSINPNFQKEVEQLGFMGVPVTVLENRAIKGFTNELKELIELAKE
- a CDS encoding exodeoxyribonuclease III; this translates as MKMVSWNVNGIRACVGKGFLDYFHSVDADIFCLQETKLQEGQINLDLEGYHQYWNYAEKKGYSGTAIFTKEKPISCSYGVGTNDSESEGRIITLEFKDFYLVNVYTPNSQRDLARLSVRLEWEVNLRNYLIDLNNEKPVILCGDLNVAHQEIDLKNPKPNTGNSGFTDEERGEMTKLLSAGFIDSFRHLYPDQIDSFTWWSYMNKVRERNIGWRIDYFIMSERLASLLKDSQIHSEILGSDHCPVCIEVEL
- a CDS encoding sensor histidine kinase, with translation MKKKLALFQKNWGISPYIWSVFSILPFYFIFQSSSTTEIAIGILLTIVFFISYRLAFISKKWPVYLWTCILIAISFTMTLLFQFVYFAFYIAYYNGNIKNRIAFMTLYIIHLVSTTISINYNFVMQDEMFLRQIPFIIIMWIAVILLPFTIHNRKKQDLLEEKLEDANKRIAELVKQEERQRIARDLHDTLGQKLSLIGLKSDLARKLISKDPEQARNELKDVQQTARTALNEVRKMVSQMRGIRLKEELIRVRQLLKAAEIELVCDDDVSLANVSLFIENILSMCMKEAVTNVVRHSKATVCRISINQTWDEVSVTIQDNGIGIVKETDIGKGSGLQGIEERLEFVNGILEIISDQGTTVIMKIPNVVKQPDRRDQI
- a CDS encoding fatty acid desaturase, which translates into the protein MTNQNQKTLRKEMAPFEKSNTRDSIVQMINTLVPFFALWFLAYISLEISYILTFIISVFAGGFLVRTFIIFHDCCHHSFFKNRTANKIVGTITGILTLFPYSQWAHTHSVHHATSSNLDKRGTGDIWVLTVDEYIEASIWKRIAYRLYRNPLVMFILGPIYVFLIENRFNRRNARWKERVNMYITNTSIFAIIALMCWAIGWQSFLLVQGTIFLISGTAGVWLFYVQHTFEDSYFEEDAHWEYVRAAVEGSSFYKLPKILQWMTGNIGYHHVHHLSPRIPNYKLEEAHNQSEPLQNVPTITLATSLQSLRFRLWDEDKKVFVGYKDIKEKLAVIKKNRVIVEE